The region GCTTATCGCTTTTTTTATGGACGATGTTATCGAATCTGCGTATATTATAACCTCTCCTTTTACGTTTCTGGCGGCCCGTCCTATTGTTTGAATAAGAGATGTTTCCGATCTTAAAAATCCTTCTTTATCGGCATCAAGAATAGCAACAAGAGAAACTTCAGGCAAATCCAATCCTTCTCTCAAAAGGTTCACTCCGATTATTAAATCAAATATTCCCTTTCTAAGACCGGTTAAAATCTTGATCCTATCAAGGGGCTTAATATCGCTGTGTATGTAAGCAACTTTAATGTCTTTATTTAAATCTTCAAAATAAGAAGTGAGATCTTCGGCCATTTTCTTTGTAAGAGCGGTCACAAGGGAACGTTCTTTCTTTTTCGCTTTTTCCAATATTCTAAGAACAAGGTCGCTAATCTGGGTTTTCGCAGGAAAAACGGTAATCTTAGGGTCAATTAACCCCGTAGGCCTTATAATCTGCTCTACTATATTCTGGCTCTTCTTCTTTTCATAAGGGCCGGGAGTGGCGGAAGCATAAATAACATTATTTATTTTTTGTTCAAATTCTTTAAAGCTTAAAGGGCGGTTATCCATTGAAGAAGGAAGGCGAAAACCAAAATCAATCAAATTCTTCTTTCTTGAAGCATTTCCTCCGAACATTGCCCCTATTTGAGGAATAGTAACATGAGATTCGTCTATAATGGTAAGGTAATCATTTCCGAAATATTCAAGCAAAGAAGAAGGCGGCTCTCCTTCTTTTCTCAAAGAAAGATGCCTTGAATAGTTTTCAATGCCATTGCAATATCCAAGCTCTTTTATCATTGCAATATCGTTTTTAGTCCTTTGTTCCAAACGTTCCGCTTCAAGAAGTTTTCCTTCTTTCTCAAAATATTGAAGCCGTTCTTTAAGCTCTTCTTTGATATTTTTTAAGGCAAGCTCTCTCATTTCTCCCAAAGAAAGAAAATGGCGAAGAGGGGAAATAAAAATTTCATTTGCAATATTTTTTTCTTCCGGATTTAATCCCAAAACAGGATCAATCACCAAAATATCGGAAACCTCTCCTTCTTTTATTTCAAAATCATATATTACCTCTTCATTGGGAGGCATTATTTGAATTGAATCGCCCCTGACTCTGAAAGTCCCTCTTTTCAAAACAGCGCTTCTTTGAAGCTGCATTTTTAAAAGCTGGAGAACAAGGGATTTTTTATCCATTTTGTCTCCTTTTTTAATTTTAAAAATATTCTCTTTGTAGACCGAAGGAAGCCCAAGATCATAAATACAGGAAACGGAAGAAACCACAATCACGTCTTTTCTTGTCAAAAGAGCCGTTGTTGCCGCATGTCTCAAACGGTCAATCTCTTCATTTATCATCGCCTCTTTTCCGATGTATGTATCGCTATTTGGCATATAGGCCTCCGGCTGATAGTAATCGTAATATGAAACAAAATAATGGACTGAGTTTTCCGGGAAAAAAGCCCTAAACTCATTGCAAAGCTGGGCGGCAAGGGTTTTATTATGGGAAATAACAAGAACCGGCTTTTGAATTTTTTCTATTACATTAGCCGCTACGAATGTTTTTCCCGAACCGGTTATGCCAAGAAGAGTTTGCCTTTTTTTGCCTTTTTTTATTCCTTCAACAAGTTTTTTTATTGCTTTTTCTTGATCTCCGGCAGGTTTAAATTTTGAAACAAGCTTAAATTTCATTGTATTTTAAAACAGAACACTCCCCTAATCTTGCATCTTAGGGGGTGCCTATCTTAGATTTTACCTTCCTTATTTTATAAAGTCAATTTTTGAAAAACTAAAGCTTTCAAATTAAGAAAGATTATATTTTATTTTCTTAATCTTGTAAGCTGTTTTAATTGGAGAAGAAATAACAAACTCTTCGCCAGCTTGCCGTCCTAAAAGCGCTTTTCCTACCGGAGATTCGTTGGAAATTTTTCCCAAAGAAGGATTGGCTTCAAAGCTACCGACAATCTCGAATTCATCTTCAAGTCCGTCAATTTCAAGAAGAACTTTGGCTCCGGGCATTATTTTTTCCTTGTCTTCTTTTTTGGGAGGAAGTATGATTTGGGCATTTTTTAGAATAAGTTCAAGTTCAGCAATTCTCCCATCCAAAAGCTCCATATCTTCAAGATAAGACAAATACTCGGGATTTAAGTCCTCTGAATGCAAAAGCTCCGGCGCTTCACCTTTTATTTTGCGCCTTTTAATATCCAAAAGGCCTTCGTGCTCTTTTTTCGCCTTTTCAAGTCCCTTTTTTGTTAAATAAAACTTTTTTTCCAAGTACATTGCCTTATTTATTAAAACAACCTCTTTTTGGAGGAGGTTGCTGCTTTTTATTTTTTTATTCTTTCTTCCTCCTCCTTCCCTAACCCTCTTTAAAGATAATACTAAAAACAACTCTGAAATTTGTAAGATAAAAGAGAGAAGAAAGATTTGAAGAATAAGCGTTTTTCATATTGCTTTTTATTTCAACACCAGTTTATCTTTTTACAAGGCCGTTGTCAAGGAAAATTAATCCTTGTAATATTTTTTATCTTTTAGTTTTTCGGGCAAAAAACTCTCTTTGGAATACTTCTCATAATCTTTTCCATATCCCAAATCTTTCATAAGATTTGTGGAAGGATTGCGTAGTTTCAATGGAACAGGTAAATTACCGTATTTTTCAGCGTCAAAGGCCGCTTTCAGATAAGCATCGTAAGAGCTTCTGTCTTTTTTGCACTTGCAAAGATAAACCGTTCCGCTTGCCAAATTTATCGCGCATTCTGGCAAGCCGATAATTTCAACCGCCCTAAAAACATCGTTTGCGACAACAAGAGCTGTCGGGTTGGCAACTCCGATGTCCTCGGAAGCGAAAATAACCATTCTTCTTGCTATAAACTTAGGGTCTTCTCCTCCCTTGATCATTCTTGCCATATAATATAATGCGCCATTTACCTGTCCGGCCCTCATGCATTTTATAAAAGCGGAAATAATATTGTAATGCTCTTCTCCTTTTTTATCATATTTTAAAAACCTGGACTGTATTGTCTCTTTTAAGGTCTTTAAAGATATTTTTCCGTATAGATTAACAGTATTTTCGATATATGTAATAGCTTGCCTCGCATCTCCGTCTGAAACTTCTATCAGCCATTCCTTTGATTTTTTATCCAAATTGAATTTTGTCCGGGAAATAATTCTGTCCATTTCTTCTTCTGATAACTTATCTAGGACAAAAACCCTGCATCGAGAAAGCAATGCGGAAATTACTTCAAAGCTCGGATTTTCGGTAGTTGCTCCTATTAAGGTAATCTCTCCCGATTCAACATAGGGAAGCAAAAAGTCCTGCTGGGATTTGCTAAAACGATGTATTTCGTCTAGAAATAAAATCTTGGGAATGCCAGATTGATTATCTTCCAATATCTTTTGAATATCCTTTTTTCCTGAAGAAACAGCAGACAGTTCGTAAATATTTGCTTTTAAAGAATAAGCATAAATTCTAGCAAGAGTAGTTTTTCCACAACCCGGAGGGCCCCAGAGAATAAAAGAAAAAAGATGGCCCTGCTTTATAGCAAGCCGCAAGGGCTTGTTTTCCCCCATTAAATGATCTTGCCCGATAAATTCTTCAATATTTTTTGGCCTGATTTTAAAAGCTAGCGGTTCCATATTTATCTTTATACTAGCTTATAGGACTCCTGTTTGGCAAGAATATCTTTACATTATTTCTTTTTTGATTAGAATACCAAAAGCTCTTTCTAATAAGGAGAAAAGGAAATGACAAAAGCGGCAAAAATTATTGTTATCGGAGAAGAGAAAGAAAGAAAATCGCTTATTTCTCTCTTCCTTATATCAAGAACAAATTTGCCCTTTTTCAGAAGCAGAGAGCTTAAAATTAAAAAATGCGCCAATTCAAAAGAAGCGGAAACGGAAGTTAAAAAAGGGTTTTTCCCCGATATAATAATAATTTCCCAGAAAGAATGGGAAAAAGAAGAAAAAGACCTTGGCTCTTTAGAAGATAAAGGCATTCATTTCCTTATAGCTGACATATAAACGGGGGAGTTCCCCCGTTTTTTTCATATTCCAAAAAGAGAAGAAGCATTCTCAAATGTCTTCTCTTCAATTTCTTTAGAAGAAACCTTTTTTATTTTAGCTATTTTTTCTATCACATGCTTTATAAAAAGAGGTTCGTTCCTTTTGTTTCCTTCTTTTTCAGGAGTAAGATAAGGGCAGTCGGTTTCAATTAGAATTCTATCAAGAGGGCATTCTTCAATCGCCTTGTCTAAGTTCATTTTGAAAATAATACCATTAAATCCAATATAAAAGCCAATATTTAAATATTGTTTCATCTCTTGGACTGTTCCCGTAAAACAATGGATTACTCCCTTAAGATTATAATCTTTAATAATATAAACAACGTCCTTATGGGCCATTCTGCAGTGCAAGATAACCGGCAAAGAAAGCTCTTTAGCTAAATCAAGCTGCTCTCTAAAAACCTTTTTTTGCTTTTCTTTAAAAAGCTCTTTCTTTTTTGTCGTTTTGGGCTTGTAATAATAATCAAGTCCTATTTCTCCTATTGCAACGACTTTATCCGATTTTGACAGCTCTCTATATTTTTTTTTGTTGAATTCTTCGCCTTTTGTTTCAAATCCTCCTTCTTCCTTGTCTGTCTTTATTTTCATAATTCCAGAGGTGGAATGTATTGGATGAAGGCCTATAGTCGCATAAACTCCTTTTTTGCTCATATTTGCAATTTCAACCGCTTTTTTGCTTGTTTCATATTTTGAACCAACATTAATAATCCAAATATTATTATCAATCGTTCTTTTTAAGACCTCTTTAAGGTCTTTTTTGTAAGCGTTGAAATTAAGATGGCTATGAGTGTCTATAATCATTAAACTTATGCTAGCAAAAAAGGGGGCACGAATCAATCATTGACTCGCGCCCTTTAAATACTTGTCCAGAGAAGGAACTACTTGGTTTCCTGCCTGCTTTTTGTGATTGCGTCAAACACCTCCTTGCGGTGGACAGGAACCTCCTTTGGGGCCTCAATGCCGAGGCGAACTTTGTCGCCTCTAATTTCAACGACGATAATCGTAATATCGTCGTTAATGACAATACTCTCGTTCTTTTTTCGAGAAAGCACCAACATAAAAAATCCTCCTTCCTGGAAAAACAGCTCCCGAACCAAGTTGATTCTAAAAAGAGCTGTCTAAACAATAACAGGATTTACTGAAAATGTCAAATAAAAAAGGACAGGAAATTCCGGCCCTTTGTTTTTCTAAAAAACCTAATCTTTGAACCTTTTAAAAGATTCCCTTTTTTTAATAA is a window of Candidatus Paceibacterota bacterium DNA encoding:
- a CDS encoding replication-associated recombination protein A, whose translation is MEPLAFKIRPKNIEEFIGQDHLMGENKPLRLAIKQGHLFSFILWGPPGCGKTTLARIYAYSLKANIYELSAVSSGKKDIQKILEDNQSGIPKILFLDEIHRFSKSQQDFLLPYVESGEITLIGATTENPSFEVISALLSRCRVFVLDKLSEEEMDRIISRTKFNLDKKSKEWLIEVSDGDARQAITYIENTVNLYGKISLKTLKETIQSRFLKYDKKGEEHYNIISAFIKCMRAGQVNGALYYMARMIKGGEDPKFIARRMVIFASEDIGVANPTALVVANDVFRAVEIIGLPECAINLASGTVYLCKCKKDRSSYDAYLKAAFDAEKYGNLPVPLKLRNPSTNLMKDLGYGKDYEKYSKESFLPEKLKDKKYYKD
- the uvrB gene encoding excinuclease ABC subunit UvrB, giving the protein MKFKLVSKFKPAGDQEKAIKKLVEGIKKGKKRQTLLGITGSGKTFVAANVIEKIQKPVLVISHNKTLAAQLCNEFRAFFPENSVHYFVSYYDYYQPEAYMPNSDTYIGKEAMINEEIDRLRHAATTALLTRKDVIVVSSVSCIYDLGLPSVYKENIFKIKKGDKMDKKSLVLQLLKMQLQRSAVLKRGTFRVRGDSIQIMPPNEEVIYDFEIKEGEVSDILVIDPVLGLNPEEKNIANEIFISPLRHFLSLGEMRELALKNIKEELKERLQYFEKEGKLLEAERLEQRTKNDIAMIKELGYCNGIENYSRHLSLRKEGEPPSSLLEYFGNDYLTIIDESHVTIPQIGAMFGGNASRKKNLIDFGFRLPSSMDNRPLSFKEFEQKINNVIYASATPGPYEKKKSQNIVEQIIRPTGLIDPKITVFPAKTQISDLVLRILEKAKKKERSLVTALTKKMAEDLTSYFEDLNKDIKVAYIHSDIKPLDRIKILTGLRKGIFDLIIGVNLLREGLDLPEVSLVAILDADKEGFLRSETSLIQTIGRAARNVKGEVIIYADSITSSIKKAISETNRRRKMQIAYNKKHNIIPKSIEKEITDILLTEDVLNLEMKPIGKSKKAVKETIEKKEEEMRKAAKILNFELAAILRDEIKILKKKK
- a CDS encoding GreA/GreB family elongation factor; protein product: MFLVLSLKRVREGGGRKNKKIKSSNLLQKEVVLINKAMYLEKKFYLTKKGLEKAKKEHEGLLDIKRRKIKGEAPELLHSEDLNPEYLSYLEDMELLDGRIAELELILKNAQIILPPKKEDKEKIMPGAKVLLEIDGLEDEFEIVGSFEANPSLGKISNESPVGKALLGRQAGEEFVISSPIKTAYKIKKIKYNLS
- a CDS encoding TatD family hydrolase codes for the protein MIIDTHSHLNFNAYKKDLKEVLKRTIDNNIWIINVGSKYETSKKAVEIANMSKKGVYATIGLHPIHSTSGIMKIKTDKEEGGFETKGEEFNKKKYRELSKSDKVVAIGEIGLDYYYKPKTTKKKELFKEKQKKVFREQLDLAKELSLPVILHCRMAHKDVVYIIKDYNLKGVIHCFTGTVQEMKQYLNIGFYIGFNGIIFKMNLDKAIEECPLDRILIETDCPYLTPEKEGNKRNEPLFIKHVIEKIAKIKKVSSKEIEEKTFENASSLFGI
- the csrA gene encoding carbon storage regulator CsrA; translation: MLVLSRKKNESIVINDDITIIVVEIRGDKVRLGIEAPKEVPVHRKEVFDAITKSRQETK